From Haliotis asinina isolate JCU_RB_2024 chromosome 8, JCU_Hal_asi_v2, whole genome shotgun sequence, a single genomic window includes:
- the LOC137294303 gene encoding protein phosphatase 1 regulatory subunit 36-like: MAKVAAEIVELPLLPGPTSGRWVWRDGDGGRPSLEFVSNNANADRQDKRRKAKEHGRGRGDRVASSVARGQGQGRGRGQARNNTTKSPHPSKKDTAENPYITLENVKVVAFERMMEADQCLIPESFDSLRGTKQFDTFLMYLLSYFNCFFEKMNQENKKNPMYIEPSLSEKMAYADACARLDVAQRLLGQSYCVLVLGLGLEDQHHMGCGQSRVSSTYKDRSMFERFYVYCTYIVWITFRRKEFDIVKKEIGRMLRSDTFNPAIRVKYAPEEPKEEQKPDKAIKVEDQIQARIEEKKLTPAEYRRLHPRRPAIKSIINQRSPAVVSILPSPKEEAHWLFKRTTPVSLNSLGRQDHDEEDEEEEQEMIQSLTINSMKLKIGIIGEASSGFNKVTLMPLGTENEEEEGDGGEGQQKEMSEDASGDKSQAADRGMSRQQTSISHVTTEVNDDD, from the exons ATGGCAAAGGTGGCGGCTGAGATTGTGGAACTG CCACTTTTACCAGGGCCCACAAGCGGTCGTTGGGTATGGCGGGATGGAGATGGAGGACGGCCATCGCTGGAATTCGTTAG taacaatgctaatgccgacaGGCAGGACAAAAGAAGAAAAGCCAAAGAGCATGGAAGGGGTAGAGGAGACAG AGTGGCATCCAGTGTGGCTCGAGGTCAGGGCCAGGGGCGTGGCAGGGGGCAGGCTCGGAATAACACCACCAAGTCTCCACACCCATCTAAAAAAGACACTGCAGAAAATCCATACATCACCCTTGAGAATGTTAAAG TTGTTGCATTTGAGAGGATGATGGAGGCAGATCAGTGTCTCATTCCGGAGTCATTTGACAGTCTACGAGG GACCAAGCAGTTTGACACTTTCCTCATGTATCTACTGAGCTACTTCAACTGTTTCTTTGAGAAAATGAACCAGGAAAACAAGAAGAATCCTATGTATAT AGAGCCTAGCCTGTCTGAGAAGATGGCCTATGCAGATGCTTGTGCGAGACTGGACGTAGCGCAGCGTCTACTGGGTCAGTCCTACTGTGTGCTGGTTCTGGGACTCGGCCTGGAGGATCAGCATCACATGGGATGTGGACA ATCTCGAGTTTCCTCCACTTACAAAGATCGGTCAATGTTTGAG AGATTTTatgtatattgtacatatattgtTTGGATCACATTTCGGAGGAAAGAGTTTGACATTGTCAAGAAAGAGATTGGAAG AATGTTGAGATCTGACACATTTAATCCAGCTATACGAGTGAAGTATGCTCCAGAAG AACCAAAAGAGGAACAGAAGCCAGACAAGGCAATCAAGGTGGAAGACCAGATACAGGCGAGGATTGAGGAGAAGAAACTGACTCCAGCAGAATATCGGCGACTGCATCC GAGGAGACCAGCCATTAAATCTATCATTAA TCAACGCTCTCCGGCTGTTGTATCTATACTACCATCCCCCAAAGAAGAGGCCCATTGGCTGTTCAAGAGAACAACACCTGTCTCTTTAAA CTCACTAGGTCGGCAAGACCATGATGAAGAGGATGAGGAGGAAGAGCAAGAAATGATACAGTCTCTTACCATCAACTCAATGAAGCTGAA GATCGGAATCATTGGGGAAGCTTCTAGTGGATTCAACAAGGTGACGTTGATGCCTCTGGGTACTGAGAATGAGGAAGAGGAAGGGGATGGAGGAGAAGGCCAGCAGAAGGA AATGTCAGAAGATGCCAGTGGGGACAAGAGCCAGGCTGCAG ATCGAGGCATGAGTCGACAGCAGACGTCTATTTCCCACGTGACAACTGAAGTCAATGATGATGACTAG